The following DNA comes from Massilia sp. KIM.
GGCCTGCCACAGCACGCCCTTGACGATGTAGTTGTGGATGTCGCGCACGCGCTCGTCGCCCAGCTGGGAGTCACGCAGGCGCGAGACGGCGTCGTACTCGTACAGGCCCTGCTGGGCCTTGGTGGTCGATTTCACGTGCCACTGCAGCAGCGGCATGTTGAGGGCGGCGGCCACTTCCTCGGCCAGCATGGTCTTGCCGGTGCCCGGCTCGCCCTTGATGAGCAGCGGTCGGCCCAGGGTGAGGGCGGCGTTGACGGCCAGTTTCAGGTCGGGGGTGGCGACATAGTTGTCGCTGCCTTCGAAGCGGTGGGGAGCTTGCATACGCGGTCAGGAATCGGGATGGAATGCCGACGAGTATATGCCAGAACGCGGGTGCCGATCGGGCGCGCCGGCTGGCACGCGCTTTGTAGACTGGTGCCAACACTTCATATAGAATCGACTGGTTGGTGGACCATTTGCTAACTTTTTGTGCGTTTGCGGTATTCGAATTACAACTAACGAGCCACACCCATGAAAAACACTTTAGCAGTATTGGTACTGGCCGCGTGCGCCAGCGCCGCGGCAGCACAGGACGTCGTAGGAGACCCGAAGTCCGCACGCAGCAAGATCGAAATGTGCATCGGCTGCCATGGCATCCCCGGCGGCTACAAGACCGCCTTCCCCGAGGTCTACCAGGTTCCGAAGATCGGCGGCCAGTCCGCCAAGTACATCGAATCCGCCCTCAAGGCCTACCGCAAGGGCGACCGCAAGCATCCCTCGATGACCGGCATCGCCAAGTCCATGAGCGACCAGGACATCGCCGACGTGGCGGCCTACTACGCCCAGCAGACCCCAGCCACCGTCAAGCGATGAGGAGCGCCATGAAAAAACTGATTTCCCTGCTCGCCCTGGGCCTGTTCTCGCTGAACGCCTCGGCGGCCGACGTCGCCAAGGGCGAGGCCCTGGCCAAGAAATACAACTGCGCCGCCTGCCATGGCGCCGACTACAACAAGCCGATCGACCCGACCTATCCCAAGCTGGCCGGCCAGCACGCCGACTACCTGACCCATGCGCTGCGCGCCTACAAGCGCGGCCCGGGCGCCAACGGCCGCGTGAACCCGATCATGGCGGGCCAGGTGCAGCCGCTGTCGAACCAGGACATGGCCGACATCGGCGCCTACCTGGCCAGCCTGCCGACCCAGCTGGTGACGAGCAAGTGACGGGCAAATAAGCCCGACCGGCAGGCCCGAAAAAAATCCCCTCGACCGCGACGCGGCGAGGGGATTTTGTTTTGCGGCGCGCGCTCAGGCGTAGGCCCGGCGCCGCACGCACTCGATATAGGCCTCGGTGTCGGGCGGCACGCCGTTGCGCTGCGAGGCCCAGATCATCTCGCCCAGGCATTCCATGATCTCGTGATGGGCCTCGTGCTCGCCGCGCCTGGCCACCAGCGCGTCGTGGGCCGCCTTGATGCCGCGCGGCTGGTCGATCGACACTTGCTCGACGATCGACAGGTGCATCGACAGGTGCAGGAAGGGATTCGGCTTGCCGCCTTCGACCGAATAGTCGCGCGCGATGGCTTCCTCGATGTCTTCCAGCTCGCCGTGGTATTCGGGATGCTGGGCGATCCAGTCGGCCGCGATGGCGTCCATCGGGGTCAGGATCTCGCCGTGGCGGTGCTTGCGGTAGGCTTCGCAGAAAAAGCGGCGCACGTCGTGCGAAGACGGTGTAAACATGGCTGGGGATGGGCAGAAAAGGGAGGGAAGGCGGCATTGTAGCGCGATGCCGCCGGCGCCGCTCGCCGGCGCCTAGAGCGGCAGCGCCGTCTCGTACTTCACCTCGCGCAGCGCCACGCTGGTGTTCACCTGGGAGACGCCGTTCAGCTTCACCAGCACGTTGTGCAGGAAGTTGTGGTACGCCTCCATGTCCGCCACCACGATCTTGACCAGGTAGTCGGCATTGCCGGTCGTCTCGTAGCACTCCACCACCTCGGGCCGCAGCCGCATCGCCTCCTCGAAGTTCTTCACCGCCCCTTCCTCGTGCCGCGCCAGGGTGATGTGGGCCAGGCAGCACACCGCCAGGCCCAGCTTCTTGCGGTCCACCAGCGCGGTGTAGCGGATGATGTAGCCGTTGTCCTCCAGCTCCTTTTGCCGGCGCCAGCAGGGGCTGGCCGACATGCCGATTTTCTCCGCCAGTTCATTGGCCGAAATCCGGGCGTTCTTCTGCAGTTCCGCCAGAATCTTCATTGATGCCGGGTCGAGCGACGTGTTTTTCATGTTCTGAGCCGTTTTGAGAAATATTTTGCCTGCACAAGGCGGCACTGGAGGGTAAATCGAAATAATTTGCCCGCCCGCCGATCATATCATTTCGCCATAAGAACAAGCTGGAGCAATTGGAGACATGAACACGATGACCCTGCCGGGCAAGCTGGCCGATACCCTGGCCGACCCGGACTATGCGCTGGACGACAACCTCACCCGCACCCAGGGCCGGGTCTTCCTGACTGGGACCCAGGCCCTGGTCCGCCTGCTGTGCATGCAGAAGCTGTGCGACGAGGCGGCCGGGCTGGATACGGCCGGCTTCGTCAGCGGCTACCGCGGCTCGCCGCTGGGCGCGGTGGACCAGGAACTGTGGCGCGCGTCCACGCTGCTGGCCCGGCACAAGATCGACTTCCTCCCCGCGATCAACGAGGAACTGGGCGCCACCGCCGTCCTCGGCTCCCAGCAGGTCGAGGCCGACCCCACGCGCAAGGTCGAGGGCGTGTTCGGCATGTGGTACGGCAAAGGCCCGGGCGTGGACCGCGCCGGCGACGCGCTCAGGCATGGCAACGCCTACGGTTCCTCGCCCCACGGCGGCGTGCTGGTGATCCTGGGCGACGACCACGGCTGCGTGTCGTCCTCCATGCCGCACCAGAGCGAACAGGCCCTGATGGCCTGGGGCATGCCGGTGCTGAACCCGGCCAACATCCAGGAATACCTCGAGTTCGGGCTGTACGGCTGGGCGCTGTCGCGCTATTCCGGCGCCTGGACCGGCTTCAAGGCGATCTCGGAAACAGTCGAGGGCGGCGCGGTGGTCGAGCTGCCGCCCATGCCGCGCTACGCCACGCCCACCGACTACACGCCGCCGGAAGGCGGCCTGCACAACCGCTGGCCCGACTTCCCCAGCCTGGCGCTGGAAGAGCGCGTGCACGCCAAGCTGGAAGCGGTGCAGGCCTTCGCCCGCGCCAATTCGATCGACCGCCTGGTGGTGCCGGCGCCCGGCGCGCGCATCGGCATCATCGCCGTCGGCAAGGCCTACCTCGACCTGCTGGAAGCGCTGCAGCGCCTCGGCCTGGGCCTGGAGCGCCTGGCGCAGCTGGGCATCCGCCTGTACAAGCCGGGCCTGAGCTTCCCGCTCGAGCGCACCCGCCTGGACGCCTTCGCCGAGGGCCTGGACGAGATCCTGGTGGTGGAAGAGAAGGGCGCCGTGGTCGAGCAGCAGGTCAAGAACCTGTTCTACAACCTGCCGCACGAGCGCCGCCCGGTCGTGATCGGCAAGACCGACCGCGAGGGCCGCCCGATGCTGTCGGCGCTGGGCGAGCTGCGCCCCTCGCGCATCGCGCCCAGCCTGGTGCAGTGGCTGGCGCCGCGCTTCCCGGCCCTCGAGCTGCATGCCAGGCTGCCGGACTTCTGCGCGGCCGAGCTGCTGTCCAACGGCGCGGACGGTGTCAAGCGCACCCCGTATTTCTGCTCCGGCTGCCCGCACAACACCTCGACCCGCGTGCCCGAGGGCAGCCGCGCCCTGGCCGGCATCGGCTGCCACTTCATGGCCACCTGGATGAAGCGCGACACCAACTACCTCGCGCAGATGGGCGGCGAAGGCGTCAACTGGGTGGCGTCCTCGCGCTTCGTGGGCGAGAAGCACGTGTTCCAGAACCTGGGCGACGGCACCTTCTACCATTCCGGCTCGCTGGCGATCCGCCAGGCGATCGCGGCGCGCGCCAACATCACCTACAAGATCCTGTACAACGACGCGGTGGCGATGACCGGCGGCCAGCCGGTGGACGGCAAGCTGTCGGTGCCGCAGATCGTGCAGCAGGTGGTGAGCGAGGGCGCGCGCAAGACGGTGGTGGTCACCGACCAGCCGGAGAACTACCGGGGCGTGGCGCTGCCGGCCGGCGTCAGCGTGCACCACCGCTCCGAACTCGATGTTGTGCAGCGCGAGCTGCGCGAGATCCCCGGCGTGACGGTGCTGGTGTACGACCAGACCTGCGCCGCCGAGAAGCGCCGCCGCCGTAGGAAGAACAAGCCGGAGAAGGTGGTCTTCCCCGATCCGGCGCGGCGCATGGTGATCAACCCGGCGGTGTGCGAAGGCTGCGGCGACTGCGGCGTGCAGTCCAACTGCCTGTCGATCCTGCCGCTCGAAACGGAGCTGGGCCGCAAGCGCCAGATCGAGCAGGCTTCCTGCAACAAGGACTATTCCTGCGTCGAAGGCTTCTGCCCGAGCTTCGTCTCGGTGCTGGGCGGCGCGCTGCGCAAGCCGGCGGCGGTCAGCCTGTCGCTGGCCGAGCTGGAAGGCGCGCTGTCGCGCTATCCCTCGCCACGGCCGCATGCGCTGGCCGAACCCTTCGAGATCCTTGTGGCGGGCGTGGGCGGCACCGGCGTGGTCACCGTCGGCGCCCTGATCACGATGGCGGCCCACCTCGAAGGCAAGGGCGCCTCGACCCTGGACTTCATGGGCTTCGCCCAGAAGGGCGGGGCGGTGCTGTCGCACGTGCGCGTGGCGGCCTCGCCCGCCCACCTGAACCAGGTGCGCATCGACGTGCAGCAGGCCGACGCGGTGTTCGCCTGCGACCTGGTGGTGGCGGCGATGCCGGACAGCCTGGCGGTGATGCGGCGCGGTCACACCCGCGTAGTGGCGAACGAACGCGAGATCCCGACCGCGGACTTCACCCGCGAGCGCGACGCCTCGATCAACAAGGAAGGCCTGCTGGAGAAAATCGCGGCGGCGGCCGGCAAGGACCAGCTCCTGATGCTCGACCCGCAAGGCATCGCGGCGCGCTTCCTGGGCGACCCGATCGGCGGCAACATCCTGCTGATGGGCTATGCCTGGCAGCTCGGCCTGGTGCCGGTGGGCTTGACGGCCTTGCATCGCGCGATCGAACTGAACGGCGTGGCGGTGGACATGAACAAGCGCGCCTTCACGCTGGGCCGCCTGGCGGCGGCCGACCGCGAGGCGCTCGAGCGCCTCAATGGTCCGCGTCCGGCCGTGGTGCAGTTCGCGATGCCGAAGACGCTGCCCGAGATCGTCGCCTTCCGCAAGGACTGGCTGAGGGCTTACCAGGACGCCGGCTATGCGCGCCTGTACGAGGACGCGGTGGCGGCGCTGGAGCACGCCGAAGTGGCGCTGGAAGGCGAGGGCAGCAAGCGCTCGCTGAGCAAGGCGGTGGCGCGCAACCTGTTCAAGCTGATGGCCTACAAGGACGAGTACGAGGTGGCGCGCCTGCACGCCGATCCCGCCTTCCGCGAGCAGATCGCGGGGCAGTTCGACGGTGACTACAAGCTGGCTTTCCATCTGGCGCCGCCCTTGTTGGCGCGCCGGAAGCCGGGGTCGGAGGCGCCGGCAAAAATCGCTTTCGGCGGCTGGATGCTGAGCGCCTTCGGCGTGCTGGCGCGGCTGAAGGGCCTGCGGGGCACAGCCTTCGACGTGTTCGGCTACACGGCCGAGCGCCGCCGCGAACGCGCGCTGCGCGACCGCTACCTGGACTTCGTGCGCAGCCTGCCGCAGCGCCTGACGGCGGCCAACAAGCCGGTGGCGCTGAAGCTGGCCCAGTTGCCGGACGGCGTGCGCGGCTATGGGCACATCAAGCTGAAGGCGATGGATGCCTTCGATGCGGCCTGGGAGGAAGGCATGGCGGAGTTCGAGGCGCCGAAGAAGACCATCGAGATCAAGCGCCAGGCCTGAGGCTGGGCCTATCCGGTCAGGGCGTCATGCCCCTCCCGTCACGCATGAACGTCGCACCGGCGAAGGCCGGTGCCCAAGTTGGAAGCGCAGTGGCAGCGCATGCAAACTTGGGCACCGGCCTTCGCCGGTGCGACGGTTTTATGGTCAGCGAATGAAGCAGACGAATGCGGATTTGCACGCCCCGGCCGCTCGGCGATATCTACGGCATGGACATATTGACAATGTTTTCGCTTGTGCTCGTCGGCCGAGGCAGCGGGGAGGAAAATCAATGTCAGGATGACAAAGGAATGCCGGGAGGGGAAGTGGCGCATCGGAGCGCCGACGATTGTTAAATCGACAATGCTTGGCGCAGTATTGCACCTGCGCCTCACGTGCGCGGAAGGAAAAAAGGGAGAAGCGCGCGGCGCTCCTCCCGTGACCGACTACTTGTTCGGCGCCAGCACCAGGGTGTCCGGCGCCCCCGGCACTGCCGTTGCCGTCGCCAGCGGCGCCGCGGCGGCCTGCTGCGCCGGCTTGCCGCCCTGCTGGGAGCGCGGCTGGCGCAGGTAGCGCGCCGTGTGGCGGCGCTCGCCGTGGCCATTCTTCGGCCAGGTGATGAAACGCGACAATTCCTGCAGCGCGCGCTGGTAGACATCGCGCTTGAATTCGATCACCACGTCCAGCGGCACCCAGTAGTCATGCCAACGCCAGGCGTCGAACTCCGGATGGTCGGTCAGGCGCAGGTTCACGTCGTTGTCGCGCGCAATCATGCGCAACAGGAACCAGATCTGCTTCTGGCCGCGGTAATGCCCGCGAATTTCGCGCTTGATGAAGTGATCGGGCACTTCGTAGCGCAGCCAGTCCCGCGTGCGACCGATGATCTTCACGTGTTCCTGGCGCAGGCCGATTTCCTCCTCCAGCTCGCGGTACATCGCCTGTTCCGGCGTTTCGCCGTACTTGATACCCCCTTGCGGGAATTGCCACGAGTGCTCGCGCACCCGCTTGCCCCACCACACCTCGTTGTTGGCGTTCAGCAGGATGATGCCGACGTTGGGGCGGAACCCTTCACGATCGAGCATAAGTGCACCTCGAAACTTTCTGCCGGCCGAATGTTCCTTATATTTTTACTTACAAATACTGCGCCCTTCGAGGACCCGTGCCGCTCCCACGGCAAGCGCTGCCTTGTTCCGGACCCGTTTGTAGAAAGTTTGGACGCATCAGCCGGCTAATCCTTTAAAATTAAGGTCGATTATAACTCTCTCTTTTTAAAAAGAATTCACGGATATGCGCGCCTCACGATTTTTTATTTCAACTCTTAAAGAAGCGCCTTCCGACGCGGAGATCGTCAGCCACCAGCTGATGATGCGCGCCGGGATGATCAAGCGCCTGGGCTCGGGCATCTACACCTATATGCCCATGGGCCTGCGTATCATCCGCAAGGTCGAGAACATCATTCGCGAGGAAATGAACCGCGCGGGCGCCATCGAGCTCCTGATGCCAGTCGTGCAACCGGCCGAGTTGTGGCAGGAAACGGGCCGCTGGGACAAGATGGGCCCGGAATTGATGCGTGTCAAAGACCGTCATGGCCGTGAGTTCGCCATCCAGCCGACTTCCGAGGAAGTGGTCACCGACGTGGTGCGCAGCGAGCTGAAATCCTACCGCCAGCTGCCGATCAACTTCTACCACATCCAGACCAAGTTCCGCGACGAGCGCCGTCCACGCTTCGGCCTGATGCGCGGCCGCGAGTTCACCATGAAGGACGCCTATTCCTTCGACCGCGACGTCGAAGGCATGCGCGTGTCCTACCAGACGATGTTCGATGCGTACACGCGCATCTTCAACCGCTTCGGCCTGAAGTTCCGCGCGGTGGCGGCCGACAACGGCGCCATCGGCGGCACCGGCTCGCACGAATTCCACGTCATCGCCAGCACCGGCGAGGACGCGCTGGTGTACTGCCCGACCTCGGATTACGCGGCCAACATCGAAGCGGCGGAAGCGCTGGCCATCGGCAGCCGCGGCGCCGCCACCCAGGCCCTGGCCAAGACCTCGACCCCGGGCAAGACCAAGTGCGAAGCGGTGTCCGAGCTGCTCGGCATCCCGCTGACCCAGCACGTCAAGAGCATCGCCCTGACCGTCGAAAAAGAGGGCAAGAAGGAATACTGGCTGCTGCTGCTGCGCGCCGACCATGAACTCAACGAGATCAAGGTCTCGAAAGTGGAAGGCCTGAAGGACTTCCGCTTCTCGACCGAAGCCGAGATCGAGGAAGCCTACGGCACCGTGCCGGGCTACCTGGGTCCGATCAACACCAAACTGCCGGTCAAGGTGGTGGCCGACCGCACCGTCGCCAACATGGCCGATTTCGTGTGCGGCGCCAACGAGGCCGACTTCCACTACACCGGCGCCAACTGGGGCCGCGACGTGGCCGAGCCGATCGTGGCCGACCTGCGCAACGTGGTCGAGGGCGACGCCTCGCCGGACGGCAAGGGCGTGCTGGCGATCGAGCGCGGCATCGAAGTGGGCCACGTGTTCCAGCTCGGCACCGCCTACTCGGAAGCGATGGGCGCGACCTACCTGGACGAAGGCGGCAAGCCGGTGGCGCTGCAGATGGGCTGCTACGGCATCGGCGTGACCCGCATCCTGGGCGCGGCGATCGAGCAAAACTTCGACGACAAGGGCATCGTCTGGCCGGACGCCATCGCGCCCTTCGAGCTGGTGCTGTGCCCGATGGGCCTGGACCGCAGCGAGATGGTCAAGGAGCAGACCGAGAAGCTGTACGCGGAACTGCAGGCGGCCGGCGTGGACGTGGTCGTGGACGACCGCGGCCTGCGTCCGGGCGCGATGTTCGCCGACTGGGAACTGATCGGCGTCCCGCACCGCATCGTGATCGGCGAGCGTGGCCTTAAGGAAGGCAACCTGGAATACCAGGGCCGCCGCGATGCCGAGGCGACCAGCGTTCCGGTCGCCGAGATGGTCGGCTTCGTCAAGGACAAGCTGGCCAAGTGATGCCTCTCCAACTTGCCCCCCTGATCGGGGGCATGCTGCTGACCGCCGGGTTGCTGCTCGGCGGGGCGGCCTACGCCGGCAACCAGAAGGAAGAAGCGATGGCCGACTCGGTGCGGCTGGCGCTGGCCAACGCGATCGCCGACGCCCGCCCGCCCAAGCCGATCCTGCGCACCGAGCAGGCGCGCCAGCGCTACCAGCAATGGTTCGACGAGATGTCGCGCCGGCTGGCCAAGCGCATCCCGGATGAATTCTCGCGCACCGAACTCCTCGAGACCGTGTGGTACGAGTCGACCCGCGCCGGGCTCGATCCGGCCATGGTGCTGGGCTTGATCCAGGTGGAGTCGGCCTACCGCAAGTACGCGATCTCGATCGCCGGGGCGCGCGGCTACATGCAGGTGATGCCGTTCTGGACCAAGGTGATCGGGGATGGCGACAGGCGCAGGCTGTTCCACATGCAGACCAACCTGCGCTACGGGTGCTCGATCCTGCGCATGTACATCGACATGGAAAAGGGCGACCTCTACCTGGCGCTCGGCCGCTACAACGGCAGCCGGGGCAAGCCGCAATATCCGAACGCCGTGTTCGCGGCGTGGAAAAAGTGGGAATTCAAGCCGAGCGCTTGAGGGATTGATCGATTGATTGGCGCCTTCTCGGCGCGTAATCCACTACCGTACCCTTTCCCCATCGGCCTCAAGACCGTCATTCCGGCGAAGGCCGGAATCCAAGTTCGTCGTGCCGCCGCTGACGTTTGATGCTAGTGGCACGCGCGCAAACTTGGATTCCCGCCTTCGCGGGAATGACGTTCATGAGCCGCCATTCTTGTCTCGCACAGTGTAGACTCACCGCTTTCCCCCGTGAGGTATGCATGCGACCGACCCCCTTCGCCGCCGCCACGCTGCTGGCGGCTCTCGCCGGCTGCGCGGCCACCCCGCCCGCCGCGCCCGAACGCCAGACTGCTGGCGCCACCGCCAGCCAGGCCCTCGAACCCCGCGCCAAGAACATCATCTTCTTCCTCGGTGACGGCATGGGCATGAACACGCTCACCGCCGCGCGCATCTACGCGGTCGGCGAAGACGGCGAACTGGCCATCGACAAGCTCCCCGAATCGGCCTTCGTCAAGACCTTCTCCAACGACGCCCAGGTCACCGACAGCGCGGCCTCGATGGCCGCCTACATGACCGGCGTGAAGCAGAACAACGGCGTGGTCTCGATGTCCTCCGACACGCGCTCGGTCTCCCCCGGCCCCGACGCCAATGGCAACAACCTGGTCAGCCGCTGCGCCAACGGCCAGCCGGTGCCGACCCTGCTGGAGCTGGCCCGGCGCCGCGGCATGGCGCTCGGCGTGGTCACCAACACCAGCGTCACCGACGCCACCCCGGCCACCACCTATTCCCACTTCTGCCACCGCAAGCTGGAGAACGACATCGCCGCTTCGCTGGTGCCGAACGGCGCCGGCTACAACAAGGAGCTGGGCGCGCGCGGCCTGGACGTGGTGTTCGGCGGCGGCGCCCAGTTCTTCACCCCATTTGCCAAGGGCGGCAAGCGCGCCGACAACCGCGACCTGCTTGCGGAGCTGGAGGCACAGGGCTTCACGGTGGCGCGCGACACCGCGCAGTTCGAGGCCTTGAAGCCGGGCCGGCCGGCCATCGGCCTGTTCGCACCGAACCACATGGCCTACGACGCCGTGCGCAACCCGGCCCAGCAGCCGGAGCTGGCCGCGATGGCGCGCAAGGCCATCGACATGCTGGCCCCCAACCCGAACGGCTTCGTGCTGATCGTCGAGGGCGGCTTGATCGACCACGCGCTGCATGCCACCCTGGGCAAGCGCGCGCTGCAGGAGACCGTGGCCTACAACGCCGCGCTGCAGGCCGCCATCGACCGCATGCAGGCGATCGACCCGGGCCTGAAGCACACCCTGATCGTCGCCACCGCCGACCATGACCACACGCTGCTCCTGAACGGCTACACCGCGCGCACCGGCAAGACCACCCCGGGCAACCCGGGCGTGCTGGGCCTGGTGCGAGGACTGGACGGCAAGCCCAAGCTGGACAAGGACGGCATGCCCTACACCATCATCGGCTTCGGCACCGGAGAGAATCGCTACGCCGGCAACCGCTCCAAACAGCGTATGCTCACCGACGAGATCGTGAGCGCCGACGACTACCACCAGGAAGCCGCGGTGCGCACCCGGCCCGGCGCCGAGACCCATGGCGGGGCCGACGTCTACCTGGGCGCCATCGGCGCCGGGTCCGAGCTGTTCCGCGGGACCATCGACAACACCCGCGTGTTCAGCCTGATCAAGACCGCCGCCGGCCTGTAAGAGGAGCCACCATGAACTTCCGACGCATTTCTCCGCTGCTGGCCGCCTGCGCACTGCTGGCCGCCAACGCCTCCGCCGCCCCGCAGGCCAAGAACATCATCTTCTTCCTCGGCGACGGCATGGGCCCGACCACGATCACCGCCGCCCGCATCTACAAGGGCGGCGAGGACAGCCTGCTCAACTTCGAGCGGCTCGAGCGCACCGCGCGCATCAAGACCTATTCGAACGACTTCCAGACCACCGACAGCGCGCCATCGATGGGCGCCTACATGACCGGCATCAAGATCAACAACGACGTGATCTCGATGAAGGACGCGCGCGCGATCGACCCGAGCCCGGATGGCGTCGACCGCTGCGGCAGCGCCAACGGCGCCGTCGCGCCGACCATCCTGGAATTGGCCAAGGCGCGCGGCAAGGCGGTGGGCGCGGTGACCACCACCGAACTGACCCACGCGACGCCGGCGTCGACCTTCTCGCACGTCTGCCACCGCGACGCCGTGTACACCATCGCCCAGCAGATCGTGCCGGGCGGCGCCGGCTACAACCCGGCCCTGGGCGACGGCGTGGATGTGCTGATGGGCGGCGGGCGCAACCACTTCACGCCGCGCGGCGCCGGCAATCCCCAGGGGCGGCCGGACGGGCGCGACCTGATGAAGGAGTTCGCTGCCCAAGGCTATTTCGTGGCCAACACCAAGGCCGACATGCTGTCCGCGCGGCCGGGCCGCAAGTTCGTCGGCATCTACAGCGCCACCAGCCACCTCGATTATTCGCTGGCGCGCCGTCCGGAGCAGCCGAGCCTGGCCGAGATGACGGCCAAGTCGATCGATCTGCTGTCCAAGGATCCGGACGGCTTCTTCCTGATGGTCGAAGGCGGCAAGATCGACCACGCGCTGCACGACACCCGCGCCAAGGATGCGCTGGCGGAGACGGTGGCCTTCGACGAGGCGATCCAGACGGCGCTGGAGCGCATGCGCGCCATCGATCCAGGGCTGGAGAACACCCTGATCGTGGTGACGGCGGACCACGACCACACCATGATCCTGGGCGGCTATCCGAAGCGCGGCAATCCGGTGCTGGACGTCTTGCGCGACTATGCGAGCGGCGAGCCGCGCAAGGATGCGGACGGCAAGACCTTCACCACGCTGCTGTTCGGGAATGGGCCGAACCGGCCGGACGTGCGGGCGGACGTGGACAGCAAGACCGTGATGGGGCCGGGCTACCTGTATGAGGCGGGCGTGCGTTCGGACTGGGAGACGCACGGGGGAGGGGATGTGAAGCTGTATGCGGTGGGGGCGGGGTCGGCGCCGTTCAAGGGGACCATCGAGAATACGCAGGTGTTTCACTTGATGAGGGCGGCGGCGGGGCTTTAAACAGGCCGCGGGGCGTTATGCAAACTTGGATCCCGGCCTTCGCCGGGATGACGTTGGTTGGGTATGACAGTGATTCAAAAGCTCCGACTTCGGTACCTATAACGCAGCTTACGTATGGCTTCGGTCACGCATAACTTCGGCCACGCATAACCTCGGCCACGTAACTATGAACGTCATCCCGGCGAAGGCCGGGATCCAAGTTCCTGCGCGCAGCCGCAACCACAAAACCCACCATCAAAAGCAAAAGGCCCCGGTATTACCCAGGGCCTTTCTGCTCGTACTTCGCCGGACAGCCAGCCGGCGATTACTTCAGGTGATCCGAAATCAGCTTGGTCATCTCGAACATCGAGACCTGGCTCTTGCCACCGAAGACAGCTTTCAGCTTGTCGTCCGCGTTGATCATGCGGCGGTTCTCGGCGTCCTGCAGGTTCTTGCCCTTGATGTAGTCCCAGACTTTCTTGGTCACTTCGGTGCGTGGCAGTGGCTTGTCGCCCACGACGGCGGCCAGCGAAGACGACGGGGTCATCGCTTTCATGAAAGCGGCGTTCGGCTTGCGTGCTGCTGCCGGCTTGGCGGCTGCTTTCGGTGCTGCTTTTGCTGGAGCTGCCTTCTTTGCTGCGGGCTTGGCCGCCGCAGCCGGCTTGGCAGCGGCTTTCTTAGCTGGCGCTGCGGTGGATTTTTTGGCTGTTGCCATCTTCGAGCCTCCTAAAACGAACACATGGAAAATTGCGCAATTTATCGCACGGCTTATATTGGTGGCGTTTTACTGTTCGTGCAAGTCTTTTTCGACATTTTTTCACTCTGAGAAGCCTCAAAACGCCTGCCATTGGGTCCTTCAACGCCCCAAAGGTGAAATACGCCGACAAAAGGCGCAAAAAAACCGCGTGGGCGCGAGGCCGCACGCGGTTCCATCAGGCCTAGAAAGGCTTAGCGCATACCGGGCATCATGCCCTTCATCCCGCGCATCATCTTCATCAGGCCGCCGCCTTTGAGCTTCTTCAT
Coding sequences within:
- a CDS encoding cytochrome c, yielding MKKLISLLALGLFSLNASAADVAKGEALAKKYNCAACHGADYNKPIDPTYPKLAGQHADYLTHALRAYKRGPGANGRVNPIMAGQVQPLSNQDMADIGAYLASLPTQLVTSK
- a CDS encoding DUF1841 family protein — its product is MFTPSSHDVRRFFCEAYRKHRHGEILTPMDAIAADWIAQHPEYHGELEDIEEAIARDYSVEGGKPNPFLHLSMHLSIVEQVSIDQPRGIKAAHDALVARRGEHEAHHEIMECLGEMIWASQRNGVPPDTEAYIECVRRRAYA
- a CDS encoding Lrp/AsnC family transcriptional regulator, which gives rise to MKNTSLDPASMKILAELQKNARISANELAEKIGMSASPCWRRQKELEDNGYIIRYTALVDRKKLGLAVCCLAHITLARHEEGAVKNFEEAMRLRPEVVECYETTGNADYLVKIVVADMEAYHNFLHNVLVKLNGVSQVNTSVALREVKYETALPL
- a CDS encoding RNA pyrophosphohydrolase; amino-acid sequence: MLDREGFRPNVGIILLNANNEVWWGKRVREHSWQFPQGGIKYGETPEQAMYRELEEEIGLRQEHVKIIGRTRDWLRYEVPDHFIKREIRGHYRGQKQIWFLLRMIARDNDVNLRLTDHPEFDAWRWHDYWVPLDVVIEFKRDVYQRALQELSRFITWPKNGHGERRHTARYLRQPRSQQGGKPAQQAAAAPLATATAVPGAPDTLVLAPNK
- a CDS encoding cytochrome c produces the protein MKNTLAVLVLAACASAAAAQDVVGDPKSARSKIEMCIGCHGIPGGYKTAFPEVYQVPKIGGQSAKYIESALKAYRKGDRKHPSMTGIAKSMSDQDIADVAAYYAQQTPATVKR
- a CDS encoding indolepyruvate ferredoxin oxidoreductase family protein; protein product: MTLPGKLADTLADPDYALDDNLTRTQGRVFLTGTQALVRLLCMQKLCDEAAGLDTAGFVSGYRGSPLGAVDQELWRASTLLARHKIDFLPAINEELGATAVLGSQQVEADPTRKVEGVFGMWYGKGPGVDRAGDALRHGNAYGSSPHGGVLVILGDDHGCVSSSMPHQSEQALMAWGMPVLNPANIQEYLEFGLYGWALSRYSGAWTGFKAISETVEGGAVVELPPMPRYATPTDYTPPEGGLHNRWPDFPSLALEERVHAKLEAVQAFARANSIDRLVVPAPGARIGIIAVGKAYLDLLEALQRLGLGLERLAQLGIRLYKPGLSFPLERTRLDAFAEGLDEILVVEEKGAVVEQQVKNLFYNLPHERRPVVIGKTDREGRPMLSALGELRPSRIAPSLVQWLAPRFPALELHARLPDFCAAELLSNGADGVKRTPYFCSGCPHNTSTRVPEGSRALAGIGCHFMATWMKRDTNYLAQMGGEGVNWVASSRFVGEKHVFQNLGDGTFYHSGSLAIRQAIAARANITYKILYNDAVAMTGGQPVDGKLSVPQIVQQVVSEGARKTVVVTDQPENYRGVALPAGVSVHHRSELDVVQRELREIPGVTVLVYDQTCAAEKRRRRRKNKPEKVVFPDPARRMVINPAVCEGCGDCGVQSNCLSILPLETELGRKRQIEQASCNKDYSCVEGFCPSFVSVLGGALRKPAAVSLSLAELEGALSRYPSPRPHALAEPFEILVAGVGGTGVVTVGALITMAAHLEGKGASTLDFMGFAQKGGAVLSHVRVAASPAHLNQVRIDVQQADAVFACDLVVAAMPDSLAVMRRGHTRVVANEREIPTADFTRERDASINKEGLLEKIAAAAGKDQLLMLDPQGIAARFLGDPIGGNILLMGYAWQLGLVPVGLTALHRAIELNGVAVDMNKRAFTLGRLAAADREALERLNGPRPAVVQFAMPKTLPEIVAFRKDWLRAYQDAGYARLYEDAVAALEHAEVALEGEGSKRSLSKAVARNLFKLMAYKDEYEVARLHADPAFREQIAGQFDGDYKLAFHLAPPLLARRKPGSEAPAKIAFGGWMLSAFGVLARLKGLRGTAFDVFGYTAERRRERALRDRYLDFVRSLPQRLTAANKPVALKLAQLPDGVRGYGHIKLKAMDAFDAAWEEGMAEFEAPKKTIEIKRQA